A single window of Nicotiana sylvestris chromosome 3, ASM39365v2, whole genome shotgun sequence DNA harbors:
- the LOC104240138 gene encoding receptor-like protein Cf-9 translates to MGNKQLSVVLFVFVCHELAFSSSTLPQLCNKDQSIPLLKFKQTLIVSSFTSGCVIIYGQNSYPKTKMNTWDMSRDCCLWDGVICDEFTGHVIELDLSCSHLEGIIDSNCSLFQLAHLQKLDLYFNDFYPSEISHLFGRFSHLTHLDLSYSNFTGLHGALPESIFHLLNLQVLNLGGNFQLSGYFPKTKWNSSASLRGLRLSYVPFSAFPGTHFRPILM, encoded by the exons ATGGGCAACAAACAACTCTCAGTTGTGCTCTTTGTCTTTGTCTGTCATGAACTTGCCTTTTCTTCATCCACATTACCTCAATTGTGCAACAAAGATCAAAGTATTCCCCTTCTAAAATTCAAGCAGACGCTTATTGTAAGTTCCTTTACTTCTGGTTGTGTTATTATATATGGTCAAAATTCTTACCCGAAAACGAAAATGAATACATGGGATATGAGCAGAGATTGCTGCTTATGGGATGGCGTGATATGCGATGAGTTTACTGGCCATGTCATTGAACTAGATCTCAGTTGCAGCCATCTTGAAGGGATTATTGATTCTAATTGCAGCCTATTCCAGCTCGCTCATCTCCAAAAGCTTGACCTTTATTTTAATGACTTCTATCCTTCAGAAATCTCACATCTATTTGGCAGGTTTTCGCACTTGACGCATCTCGATCTTTCTTACTCAAATTTCACAG GATTGCATGGGGCATTACCTGAGAGTATTTTTCACTTGCTAAACTTGCAAGTTCTTAACTTAGGTGGAAATTTTCAGCTCAGTGGTTATTTTCCAAAGACCAAATGGAATAGCAGTGCATCTCTCAGGGGGTTACGTCTCTCTTATGTGCCATTTTCTG catttccaggtacacatttcaggcccatattgatgtaa